Below is a window of Hydrogenovibrio crunogenus DNA.
CTCCTAATCAATCAAAACTTGGTTTTATGTTACCGAGTAATCCATTGCATATTTTATTAATGCAAAAGTGGCAAAAAGAATCGGGGCATGGAGTATTGGTTTTTACTTCTGCAAACCGTTCTGGCATGCCGCAAGCTTATTTGCAAGAACATGAAAAGGCTTTATTAGATTTGGCAGATCATTTATTGACTCATAATCGTCCGATTGTAAGACGTTTAGAAGATTCGGTTGTTTTAATTACGCCAGATGATGACTTTTTGGTGTTGCGGCAGTCTAGAGGGTTTTCGCCTTTTAAAGTGAATTTACCTAAAGGATTTGAAGTAGATACTGCTACGATTTCAGCGGGTGGTGATTTAAAAAATTCAATAGCCATTAGGCATCACGGGCAAATTATTCTGTCTCATTATTTGGGAGACTTAGCTAATTTTGATGTACAAACCGCATACAAAGAAGCGTTGGATGATTTGACTAAGCTGTATCAATTAAGGCCTGAAAAAATTCAAACGGATTTGCATCCAGGTTATTTTTCAAGTGGATTTATGGATGATTTTAGTCGAAATCATGGTTTAAAAAACAATCCTGTTCAACATCACCACGCGCATTTTAATGCCTGTATGGTTGAAAATGGTATACCTGATTCTGGTGCAAATTACTTGGGTGTTATTCTTGATGGTTTGGGGTACGGTGAAGAAAACCATTTTTGGGGTGGTGAGTTTTTGTATGGTAATTATCATGCCGTTAACAGAGTGGCTTCACTTCAAGCTAAGCCGTTATTGGGTGGCGATAAAGCAAATAAAGAGCCTTGGCGAAATTTATATGCTTATTTAAGAGATTTAAAAGATTTTGCTGGGTTAGATGTTTTATTGAATGAATATAAATCGGCACAAAGTTTGGCAAAACTCAAAAACAAGCCGATTGATTTATTGGAACAGATGTTTAAACAGTCTATTAATTCACCAATGTCTTCATCAGCGGGCCGTTTATTTGATGCCGTTTCAGCTTTATGTAATATCTGTTTTGAACAAGTGAGTTATGAAGGCCAAGCAGCGACGGAATTTGAGGCTTATGTTTCAAAAGAAGGCGTTCTTAAAAATAAAGACTTGGGTTATTTATGTGAGATTGTGAGTAATAGTCGCGAAAGTGAACAGGAATTAAATTACCTGCTTTCTGTTGGTTCTATTTTTAAAGCGGTTTTAGTTGATATTGAGCAGGGCGTTTTGTTAGAGGATATTGCTTGTCGTTTTCATATTGGTTTTGCTAATGGAATCGTGAGTATGATTAGTAAACTAAAAAATGAATATGATTTTGATTCGGTTGTATTTAGTGGTGGGGTTTGCCAAAACAGTTGGTTAATTTATTTAATTGAACACGCAATGCCAAAAGAGATTGCTGTTTTAAAACATCGAATGTTGCCTGCTAATGATCAGTCAATAGCAATAGGCCAAGCCGTTAAGTAAGTTTTTTAAGAGGAGGTTTGTTTTTTACAGGCCTGGTAAAATCTTTAATACCAATATTTGAAATCAAACATAAAAAAACCTCGCAGTAACTACGAGGTAAGACTGAGGGAGGGTACTACTATTAATTTTTAATTATGTGGGACTATCTTTTATCTTTGAAGAAACGCCAACCGCTAATCATGGTGCTAACCATTGATTGACGAGACATGATATCTTCACGAATGGCAACGTAAACGTGAGCAATGACAAAAACAGTGATTATCCATAATCCAAGTCTGTGCCATGAATGGACATCTTGGCTTTGACCAAATAGTGGAATTACCCAGCCAAAAAGAGTGTCCTGCCAACTGCCTAAGCCTGCACCTTCTGAATACAGAGCAAAGCCAGTAAAAATCATCATGATTGAACCTAAAACAAAAATAAAGAACATAGCAAACTGCGCCATTGGGTTGTGTCCTTCATGTTTTGTTGGTTCTTTCTTTAAGAATGCATACCATTTGAGTTCGTCAATAAAGCCGGCCCACCATGATGCGCGCCAAATAGGGATGTAGAATAATTCTCTAGCGTGAGAATTACCGACAATCGCCCAATAGATTCTTCCTAAGAAGCCAACGGCAAATATATAAGCTGCAGAGAAGTGAAGAAAGCGGATGGTTCCCATTACATAATGGTCCGACGCTTCACCGCTAAGAGTTGGTAAAGGATTACCAATAAAGTAACCTGTTACCGCAAGTACAAGAATGGCAAGCATATTAATCCAGTGCCATAGTCGTACAGGAGCTTCATAGACATAAACCTTTTCAACTCCTGTTAAGTTTTCATGAGACATTTTATTCTCCTTTATGCTCTCTTAGTTGCCTAAGAGAGCAATCCGTTTTATCTAACCGTTACTGTTGCCATGTCTTGGCCGTCTTCACTCATAACGTGAGTTGAACAAGCTAAACAAGGGTCAAAACTATGCAAGGTTCTAAGGATCTCAACTGGCTGTTCTGGATTAGCCATTGGAGTGCCCATTAGAGAGGCTTCAAATGCCCCAATATTACCTTCTGGATCACGAGGAGAGCCGTTCCATGTTGTTGGAACAACGGCTTGATAGTTTTTGATTTTGCCATCTTCAATAACAATCCAGTGAGCCAGTGCTCCACGTGGAGCGGCAACCGTTCCAACCCCTTTAGCAAACTTAGGCCAAGTGACAGGATCCCATTTCTCGGTATTTGCTGTAGATGAATCGCCATTTTTAATATTGCTAATAAGTTGGTTGAAATCATCAAGCATCATATCGCCACAGTATTCTGATTCTAAAGCTCGGGCTAAAGTTCTTCCGATGGTTGAACCTAAAAAGACTTTTAGATCAGTGATGTCAGTATGGTTTGGATCAAGAATACGACATACAGCATTAAAACGATCTAATGACGTTGTAATTTGATTCGTAACGTACTCAACACCTTGTGCGTATGCCAAGATATAACGAGCAAGAGGCCCAACCTCAACAGCATGGCCTCTCCAACGAGGAGATTTGATCCATGAATATTTAGCAGATTCATCCAGTTCTTTAATATCCGTTTTTGTACCAACGGTATTTCCGCCAAGTTCATAATTAGGTTCAGTAATACCATCCCAAGGATGTAATCCTTTGGTTTCATCGGGGTAGCTATACCAAGAGTGAGTGACAAACTCTTGAACTTGTTCTGGATCTTTTGGATCGACAGGGTGAACAGTAGACCAATCACCACCAATGATTGCACCACCAGGTAGCTGATCAGTTGATTTATCACCATACGCTTTAGGATAAGCGCCATAATCCATTACATCGGTAGCAGAAAGCCCGCCACCATATAGCCAATCTTTATAGAAAGCGGCAATAGCAATAACATCAGGTACATATACGTTTGTGTTGAATTTACGTCCTTCTTGAATTCTTGCTTCCACAAAATTAAGGCGTTCCATATTAATTGGCGCACCTGCAGACATATCTCCATCCATGTTTATTGCACAAGGAACACCACCAACCATATAGTTAGGGTGTGGGTTTTTACCACCAAAAATAGCGTGAATTTTAACAATTTCTTTCTGGAAATCTAACGCTTCTAAATAGTGAGTAACCGCCATTAAATCTGCTTCTGGCGATAATTTATAAGCTGTACTATCCCAGTAACCATTTTTAAAAATACCCAGTTGACCAGATTCAACAAATTTTTGAATACGAGTTTGAATGTCTTTAAAGTAGCCAGGGCTAGACATTGGGTGTGATGGCGATACAATTTTTTGTAGCTCAGACGTTGCTTTAGGGTCTGCTTTAAGTGCATTTACAGGGTTAACCCAGTCAAGTGCATGCAGGTGATAAAAGTGAACGATGTGATCGTGAATTTGTAATGTTTTTGCCATGATTTCACGAATTAAGACGGCGTTTTGAGGGATTTCTATATCTAGAGCATCTTCAACGGCGCGAACAGAAGCAAGTGCATGACAACCTGTGCATACGCCACAGATACGTTCTACAAATGCCCATGCATCACGAGGGTCGCGACCTCTTAATATAACTTCTAAACCACGCCACATAGTGCCTGTTGATACGGCATTTTGAATAACGTTGTTTTCATCAACGTTTACTTCACAGCGCATATGCCCTTCGATACGAGTAACAGGGTCAACCACTACTCGGCGTCCACCGTTATTCATTTCATAATTATTTGGTGTTTTTAAAATAGACATGCTTATTCATCTCCCTTTTTCTGAGAAGCTTTGACTGCACTCATTGCAGCGTGTGCAACAACGGCGGCACCAACAACACCTACAGCGGCGGTACCAATTTTGTCGGCAGTAGATTCAATACCAAATGCATTCATTTCAGTGTCACGAGAATAGAAAGAGCCTTTATCCCAGAAGCCATCTTCTGAACAACCAATACAACCATGACCAGCTTGGATAGGGAAAGATGTTCCCTCATTCCAGCGTACAGTAGAGCATGCGTTATATGTTGTAGGGCCTTTACAGCCTACTTTATATAAGCAGTAACCTTTACGAGCACCTTCATCATCCCATTCTTCTACAAATTGACCTGCGTCAAAGTGAGGGCGGCGATAGCATTTGTCATGGATTCGTTGTGAATAAAACATTTTAGGACGACCTTGTCGGTCAAGTTCTGGAATCTGGTCAAATGTAAGCATGTAGGTAATAACACCTGTCATAACTTCTGCAATAGGTGGGCAACCAGGTACTTTAATAATAGGTTTGTCATAGCCTGCACCTAAAAATTTGTGTACTGGGGTTGCTTGTGTAGGATTTGGTTTAGCGGCCTGTACGCAACCCCACGAAGCACATGAACCCCAAGAGATGATTGCTTTGGCATCTTCAGCCATCCATTTTAACTGTTCAGAAAAAGGTTTACCGCCAATGATACAAGACATTCCATCTTGGTTAAGAGGTGGGTTACCTTCAACTGCTAAAATGTAATTGCCTTTATATTTTTCTTTGATTTCGCTCAGAATCGCTTCAGCTTGATGACCGGCAGAGGCCATTAACGTATCGTCATAATCTAAAGAGATCATTGATAACACAACATCTTTAGCTAAAGGATGAGCTGCTCTAATAAATGACTCAGAACAACAGGTACATTCTAACCCGTGCAACCAAATAACAGGAGTACGAGGTTTGGTTTCCATTGCTGTGGCAATTTTGTTTGCATAGGCTGGTCCAAGGCCTAGCGCTGCGGCAGTCAAGCTGCAATATTTTAAAAAGCTACGACGTGTAATTCCTTGTCGGCGCATGACTTCGTAAAATGTTTCAACAGATGATGACATAAGTAATCCTCTAGTATTTTTTTAGAATGCCAGTCACGGTTTATTTTTGTGCTGACATCTCATGAATTAATTCCAGAATGAAATCTGAAAATCTGGAGGTAATCCAGCAGTGGAAGTGCCAAAAGTCTATTTAGTTATAAAAAACAATAAGATAGGTTAAAAAATGGTAAAAATGGCAAAAATAAATTGAGATAGTTATTTCCAATTATTGTTTTAAACGGTAACTAAGTATTCGTAATTTTGTATTTCTATAATTGTACTTAGGTTTTAGTTTTGTTTATGTGGGTATAGTAACTTTTGATTGGAATAAAAAAAGACTAATTCGTATCATTGTGAAAACTAAGTATACATATTGGAATAAAAGTGAAAACTTTAATACTCGGAATAGGAAACTTGCTTTGGGCTGACGAAGGTTTTGGAATTCGTTGTGTAGAAGCTATGGATGCACTATATGAATTTGATGACTCTGTAGAGCTTATGGATGGTGGTACCCAAGGTATTTATTTAGTTCACCATGTTCAAGATGCTGATAATTTAATTGTATTTGATGCAATTGATTATGGACTTGAGCCGGGCGAAGTTAAGGTGATTCGTGATGATAAAGTGCCTAATTTTATGGGGTGTAAAAAAGTCAGTTTGCACCAAACAGGATTTCAAGAAGTTCTATCAACAGCAAAATTGATGGAAAATTATCCAAAAAATATAGCACTTATTGGGGTGCAGCCAGAATTGATTGAAGACTTTGGTGGGTCTTTAACGCCTAAAGTAGAAGCGCAATTGGAAAACTGTATTGAAATAGCTGTTGAGATTGTTAAAAGCTGGGGGGTAGATGTTATTAAGCGCCCAGAACCTGAGTTAAGTCTTGTGCAGAAAGAATTAGATAAAACAAAGTATGAACAGGAGCGACCTGCTGAAGACGTGGCTTTACGTGTTGGTGATGAACGCGTGCTTGTTGATGATCAATTTAAGTTAAGAGACCAGCCGTTACACCAAGGTATTAGCAATGTTAAAAGCGTACCGATTGATGGGCGTAAACTTTTTGAGAGTAAGTCGTAATGTGTATTGGTGTTCCAATGAAAATTTTATCGTGTGATGAATTGGTCGCTGTTTGTCGTAATGATGAAGAAAATAGAGATGAAACTGTTGATTTATCCCTGATAGGGACACAAAAAGCAGGCGACTGGGTTTTAGTCTTTATGGGGGCGGCTCGAGAAGTTATTGAGCCAGACTTATTAGAATCGGTGCTTCAGGCAAGAAAGGCTATGTTTGCAGCGTTAAATGGTGGTGATGTAGATGCATATTTTGCTGATCTTGTTGGTCGAGAGCCTGAATTGCCAGATTTTTTAAAGAACAAATAAGAGTAAAGACTATGCCTAGAAGTTTAATTAAACAAATCACAAGCGATTATGGTTACCCTGTTTTAAATAGCGATAACTACGATGAATTTGTAAACAATCAAAAAGTTTCTGTTATTTATTTTGGCGGTGATCCAAAAAGATACCCTGAATCAAATGACGTTATTGTTGTTTTACCAGAGCTTGAAAAAGCATTTAAGAACCAATTTAGCGTTGCTGTTGTTTCAGAGGACGATGAACAAGAGTTATCTAAAAAATATGGTTTTAATATGTGGCCTGCTCTTATTTTTTTAAAAAATGGGAAATATATCGACATGATGACCCGTATTCAAGATTGGTCGGATTATATGCGTGAGATTCCTATTATTTTAGAGAAAGAACCGTCTTATGCGCCATCAATTGGTATTAGTGTAGAAGTCAATTAAAGGAACTAATGATATGAGTCAGTACACAGATTTAAGTATACCAGTCAGTGTTGTAGGGCCAGGCACACAGCCTAGTGAAGAAGATGGCATGCAGCTAGATTATATGAAAATGCCAAATGATATGAGTGTCTTTAATGCCCCAATTATTATGGACGATAATATCGAATCCTACCCTGTTGTTGAAGACCTAATGAATCAGTTAATGAATGCGCTTACTCATTTTAAAGAAGGTGATGATGCTGTTCGTTTTGATTTTGCAACGTTTGAAGAAAAAGACATTCAGTTTATAAATAAGTTTTTAGGTGAGGGTGAAGTTGCTGTTATTTTTAATGAAGAGAATCGTCAG
It encodes the following:
- a CDS encoding hydrogenase small subunit; this translates as MSSSVETFYEVMRRQGITRRSFLKYCSLTAAALGLGPAYANKIATAMETKPRTPVIWLHGLECTCCSESFIRAAHPLAKDVVLSMISLDYDDTLMASAGHQAEAILSEIKEKYKGNYILAVEGNPPLNQDGMSCIIGGKPFSEQLKWMAEDAKAIISWGSCASWGCVQAAKPNPTQATPVHKFLGAGYDKPIIKVPGCPPIAEVMTGVITYMLTFDQIPELDRQGRPKMFYSQRIHDKCYRRPHFDAGQFVEEWDDEGARKGYCLYKVGCKGPTTYNACSTVRWNEGTSFPIQAGHGCIGCSEDGFWDKGSFYSRDTEMNAFGIESTADKIGTAAVGVVGAAVVAHAAMSAVKASQKKGDE
- a CDS encoding HypC/HybG/HupF family hydrogenase formation chaperone, with the protein product MCIGVPMKILSCDELVAVCRNDEENRDETVDLSLIGTQKAGDWVLVFMGAAREVIEPDLLESVLQARKAMFAALNGGDVDAYFADLVGREPELPDFLKNK
- a CDS encoding nickel-dependent hydrogenase large subunit; protein product: MNNGGRRVVVDPVTRIEGHMRCEVNVDENNVIQNAVSTGTMWRGLEVILRGRDPRDAWAFVERICGVCTGCHALASVRAVEDALDIEIPQNAVLIREIMAKTLQIHDHIVHFYHLHALDWVNPVNALKADPKATSELQKIVSPSHPMSSPGYFKDIQTRIQKFVESGQLGIFKNGYWDSTAYKLSPEADLMAVTHYLEALDFQKEIVKIHAIFGGKNPHPNYMVGGVPCAINMDGDMSAGAPINMERLNFVEARIQEGRKFNTNVYVPDVIAIAAFYKDWLYGGGLSATDVMDYGAYPKAYGDKSTDQLPGGAIIGGDWSTVHPVDPKDPEQVQEFVTHSWYSYPDETKGLHPWDGITEPNYELGGNTVGTKTDIKELDESAKYSWIKSPRWRGHAVEVGPLARYILAYAQGVEYVTNQITTSLDRFNAVCRILDPNHTDITDLKVFLGSTIGRTLARALESEYCGDMMLDDFNQLISNIKNGDSSTANTEKWDPVTWPKFAKGVGTVAAPRGALAHWIVIEDGKIKNYQAVVPTTWNGSPRDPEGNIGAFEASLMGTPMANPEQPVEILRTLHSFDPCLACSTHVMSEDGQDMATVTVR
- the cybH gene encoding Ni/Fe-hydrogenase, b-type cytochrome subunit, translating into MSHENLTGVEKVYVYEAPVRLWHWINMLAILVLAVTGYFIGNPLPTLSGEASDHYVMGTIRFLHFSAAYIFAVGFLGRIYWAIVGNSHARELFYIPIWRASWWAGFIDELKWYAFLKKEPTKHEGHNPMAQFAMFFIFVLGSIMMIFTGFALYSEGAGLGSWQDTLFGWVIPLFGQSQDVHSWHRLGLWIITVFVIAHVYVAIREDIMSRQSMVSTMISGWRFFKDKR
- the hypF gene encoding carbamoyltransferase HypF, whose product is MFAFCNIRVTGCVQGVGFRPFIWQLAKQFEATGWVLNDSEGVLIDIKIHNVQLQRFVDEIKKNAPALASVETVAVTNIVSPQQIEKLNTVSGFDIVESKTGVMNTVVLPDAATCDLCRSEINDPKNRRYGYAFTNCTLCGPRYSIIKNMPYDRAQTSMADFEMCDACLAEYNNPADRRFHAQPNACPDCGPKLYLAKHGEIKENQNYQAWSFEDLDSDSMFDQACLFLKQGKILAVKGLGGYHLVCDAMNDKACNLLRERKYRPAKPFALMAADIESVGHYCDVGNSAKTWLSSVQSPIVLMPKLTKNTSPYSLSESIAPNQSKLGFMLPSNPLHILLMQKWQKESGHGVLVFTSANRSGMPQAYLQEHEKALLDLADHLLTHNRPIVRRLEDSVVLITPDDDFLVLRQSRGFSPFKVNLPKGFEVDTATISAGGDLKNSIAIRHHGQIILSHYLGDLANFDVQTAYKEALDDLTKLYQLRPEKIQTDLHPGYFSSGFMDDFSRNHGLKNNPVQHHHAHFNACMVENGIPDSGANYLGVILDGLGYGEENHFWGGEFLYGNYHAVNRVASLQAKPLLGGDKANKEPWRNLYAYLRDLKDFAGLDVLLNEYKSAQSLAKLKNKPIDLLEQMFKQSINSPMSSSAGRLFDAVSALCNICFEQVSYEGQAATEFEAYVSKEGVLKNKDLGYLCEIVSNSRESEQELNYLLSVGSIFKAVLVDIEQGVLLEDIACRFHIGFANGIVSMISKLKNEYDFDSVVFSGGVCQNSWLIYLIEHAMPKEIAVLKHRMLPANDQSIAIGQAVK
- a CDS encoding thioredoxin domain-containing protein; this encodes MPRSLIKQITSDYGYPVLNSDNYDEFVNNQKVSVIYFGGDPKRYPESNDVIVVLPELEKAFKNQFSVAVVSEDDEQELSKKYGFNMWPALIFLKNGKYIDMMTRIQDWSDYMREIPIILEKEPSYAPSIGISVEVN
- a CDS encoding HyaD/HybD family hydrogenase maturation endopeptidase, which gives rise to MKTLILGIGNLLWADEGFGIRCVEAMDALYEFDDSVELMDGGTQGIYLVHHVQDADNLIVFDAIDYGLEPGEVKVIRDDKVPNFMGCKKVSLHQTGFQEVLSTAKLMENYPKNIALIGVQPELIEDFGGSLTPKVEAQLENCIEIAVEIVKSWGVDVIKRPEPELSLVQKELDKTKYEQERPAEDVALRVGDERVLVDDQFKLRDQPLHQGISNVKSVPIDGRKLFESKS